One window from the genome of Cryptomeria japonica chromosome 6, Sugi_1.0, whole genome shotgun sequence encodes:
- the LOC131064182 gene encoding probable receptor-like protein kinase At1g11050, protein MSRIVLICSLIYLFHQVWAYQISPAAAPEAGNCPLNVSCLSSYPWIVQKCKEGKHCCEALNDLMRILLFSSMHHTNSFLLHDIETSRVCLNAIQRQMELQGVSAEDNVFHSCKMQALDFVNGPRHCHQIQNRFSFENAVNTSEIKSFCDGNRSSFACHACMRAMVRAVSQLIEKNGTDKNNCELFVIVYVGGVINSYEDLGTGAAYCILSAENLTEMIALPPLNTEKKAGSRNRKIAEALGVSLPAAAILIFIGIYASRRKFHGGRLEGLAMNFRDSNLVRESVDLATGVLFFRYADLSKATGNFASSNVIGEGGFGTVFRGALPDGSQIAVKRINDSTPKGDEVLKHEVHVISGVKHRNLLSLKGYCLHVSSHGQGHQHFLVYDLMPNGSLADYLFRLGVDKPLLTWPQRHRIAVGIARGLAYLNGDAKPTIIHRDVKAANVLLDGQLNALVADFGLARIKEEGCSKTHTVTRAVGTMGYVAPEYALYGHLTDKSDVYSFGVVLLELMTGRRALDPLDVEYPVLSDWAYELAHCGHVERVLDQRLLEDGMNAECKQMMERVVFLALHCTNAKAACRPSIHHALLVLESIDRPDHYPALPELMSFFSVSDRSDASSRFLVTKEMGSMSVAVSSVSTDSYQTGR, encoded by the coding sequence ATGAGTAGGATTGTCTTGATTTGTTCGTTAATATACTTATTCCACCAGGTTTGGGCGTATCAGATCTCTCCAGCGGCGGCGCCAGAGGCGGGAAATTGCCCGTTAAATGTAAGCTGCCTGTCTTCTTATCCATGGATTGTTCAAAAATGCAAAGAGGGCAAGCACTGCTGCGAAGCCCTAAATGATTTGATGAGGATCTTGCTCTTCTCATCGATGCATCACACCAATTCATTTCTTCTACACGATATTGAAACTTCTAGGGTTTGCTTGAACGCAATCCAGCGGCAAATGGAGTTGCAGGGGGTAAGTGCAGAGGATAATGTATTCCATAGCTGCAAGATGCAGGCGCTGGATTTCGTCAACGGGCCAAGGCACTGCCATCAAATTCAGAACAGATTCTCCTTCGAAAATGCCGTCAACACGTCGGAAATCAAAAGTTTCTGCGACGGTAACAGGTCTTCATTTGCCTGTCACGCCTGCATGAGGGCCATGGTGAGGGCTGTCAGCCAGTTGATAGAGAAAAACGGAACGGATAAAAATAACTGCGAGCTGTTTGTCATAGTCTATGTCGGAGGCGTAATCAATTCGTATGAAGATTTAGGTACCGGAGCAGCTTACTGTATTCTCAGTGCGGAGAATTTGACGGAGATGATAGCGCTCCCGCCATTAAATACTGAAAAGAAAGCAGGCAGCAGAAATAGGAAAATTGCAGAAGCCCTTGGGGTTTCGCTTCCGGCTGCAGCGATTTTAATCTTCATCGGCATCTATGCATCGAGGCGTAAGTTTCATGGCGGCAGATTGGAAGGGCTAGCTATGAATTTCAGAGACTCGAATCTGGTGCGGGAGAGCGTCGACCTCGCGACCGGTGTCCTGTTTTTCCGTTACGCTGATCTCAGTAAAGCGACGGGAAATTTCGCGTCATCTAACGTGATCGGCGAAGGCGGTTTCGGGACAGTTTTCCGGGGGGCTCTTCCCGACGGCTCACAGATCGCCGTGAAGAGAATTAACGATTCGACGCCGAAAGGCGACGAAGTGTTGAAGCACGAGGTCCACGTCATCAGCGGTGTAAAGCACCGGAATTTGCTGTCCCTTAAGGGTTACTGCCTCCACGTCAGCTCCCACGGGCAGGGGCACCAACATTTTCTGGTCTATGACCTGATGCCCAACGGCAGCCTAGCGGATTATCTTTTCCGGCTGGGTGTAGACAAGCCGTTGCTGACGTGGCCCCAGCGTCACCGGATTGCGGTGGGAATTGCACGTGGGCTCGCTTATTTGAACGGCGACGCAAAGCCGACGATTATTCACCGGGACGTGAAAGCGGCGAATGTTTTGCTGGACGGGCAGCTGAATGCCCTCGTGGCAGACTTCGGGCTGGCGAGGATTAAGGAAGAGGGCTGCAGTAAGACTCATACGGTCACCCGGGCAGTCGGGACGATGGGTTACGTGGCACCTGAGTATGCTCTCTACGGCCACCTCACCGATAAAAGCGATGTTTACAGCTTTGGGGTTGTTTTGCTTGAGCTGATGACTGGACGCCGGGCATTGGATCCGCTCGACGTGGAATACCCTGTGCTATCTGACTGGGCGTATGAGCTGGCGCACTGTGGACACGTGGAACGAGTCTTGGACCAGAGACTTCTTGAGGATGGAATGAATGCTGAGTGTAAGCAGATGATGGAAAGAGTTGTTTTCCTTGCGCTGCATTGTACCAATGCCAAGGCGGCTTGCAGACCGTCTATTCACCATGCTTTGCTGGTTTTGGAGTCAATTGATCGGCCGGATCATTATCCTGCTTTGCCGGAATTGATGTCTTTTTTTAGTGTAAGTGACAGATCGGATGCCTCGAGCCGGTTTTTGGTTACAAAGGAGATGGGGAGCATGTCGGTGGCGGTTTCCAGTGTGTCTACAGATTCTTACCAGACTGGAAGGTGA